In one Zymobacter palmae genomic region, the following are encoded:
- a CDS encoding LysR substrate-binding domain-containing protein has protein sequence MRPAHEYPSLNALRAFDTTARLGSMSGAARTLNVTHGAVSRQVRQLEQQLGMPLFLRVRGRLELTDEGRTLAKATLEAFGQLHECWEGLLTAQQHQPLTLGCTGSLLSRWLIPRMASLPPLLQDMRWHVVSTDDALDVERAGIDVALVYLNPPWPQGYEVIPLHPECFGPVCSPTLTSGKAISSADELMQLPLLSTQSRTEAWALWLEAQSCSAKPIAYQQTFQHSLYLLEAAEAGLGVAMAPDMLVADALAHHRLVAPLPFLETNGMLCLVIHPMLRGKRPEQVMALVEWAKSAIHKTAL, from the coding sequence ATGCGCCCCGCCCACGAATACCCGTCACTTAATGCACTGCGCGCGTTTGACACCACCGCACGGTTGGGCAGCATGAGCGGTGCCGCCCGGACACTTAATGTCACACATGGCGCGGTCAGCCGGCAGGTACGCCAGTTGGAACAACAGCTGGGAATGCCACTGTTCCTGCGCGTCAGGGGACGCCTAGAACTGACCGATGAAGGGCGGACACTTGCGAAGGCCACCCTCGAAGCGTTTGGCCAGCTTCACGAGTGCTGGGAAGGGCTACTTACGGCGCAACAACACCAACCACTGACACTGGGCTGCACGGGGAGTTTACTGTCACGCTGGCTGATTCCTCGTATGGCCTCACTGCCACCGCTTTTACAGGACATGCGCTGGCACGTTGTATCTACTGATGACGCACTGGACGTAGAGCGCGCCGGCATCGACGTGGCGCTGGTCTATCTGAACCCACCGTGGCCCCAAGGCTATGAAGTAATTCCCCTTCATCCGGAATGCTTTGGCCCCGTATGCTCACCGACGCTAACAAGTGGCAAGGCGATAAGCTCAGCAGACGAGCTGATGCAGCTGCCACTGCTGTCAACGCAGTCCCGCACCGAAGCTTGGGCGCTCTGGTTGGAGGCTCAAAGCTGCTCAGCCAAGCCAATAGCGTATCAACAAACGTTTCAACACTCGCTCTACCTGCTGGAAGCTGCCGAAGCTGGACTCGGCGTGGCAATGGCACCGGATATGCTAGTGGCCGACGCACTGGCACATCACCGCCTAGTCGCACCGCTGCCTTTTCTGGAGACAAACGGGATGCTGTGTCTGGTGATTCATCCCATGCTGCGAGGGAAACGGCCGGAACAGGTTATGGCGTTGGTGGAATGGGCGAAAAGCGCTATTCATAAGACTGCGCTGTAA